The DNA sequence TATCGTAGATGTGTAGTAAACTATGAAGTAACAGTCCAGACCCGGAGAGCGTTGTCAGTAAAGCCTGCAAACAGGGTCTGACCGTCAGCAGACCAAGCAATGGAAACACATTCGGGCGGGCGGGCGTCGTCAGCAAAGGCAGGCTTAAGCTCGTCGACAATCGACCTTGGCACATGTAGGTCAGAACGAAAGCACGCAATAAGAGCGAATTTTCTTACTTGCTCTCAAGGTCGAAAATTTTGACACAGCTGGCGGTGGCGGCACATAACCAGTATCGGTTGGGGGAGAAGACGAGAGCATTAACAATATCTCCTGCCTCAAGGGAGTACAAGTGTTTGCCTTCGTTTAGATCCCAAAGCATGGTGATTCCATCCTTGCCTCCAGACGCAGCTAGCGAACCATCGGGAGAAACCGAAACGGTGTTGATGTAACCCGTGTGGCCATAGTGGTTAGTTTTGAGTTTGAACTTGGAGAGCTCCCAGACCTACAGATTGCATGTTAGTGCGACCTTCCAacgagaaagaagaaaatgcTGAGGTCAGAGATCTTGGTGGAAAGTGTTGTCTCATAGGGTAAACCCTCTGAAGTAGCAAATATTGATAATGCATCATGCCGAACGACGAAACGAAGTATTCGAAGGCCGAATTTCTCACCTTCACAACCTTGTCCCATCCGCAGGAAACGATGACAGGACTCATAACGTTGGGACTGAACCGTACACAGGAGACCCTACAAGTCCAGTGTAAGAGAAAAAGGCGAATGGTATAATCAATATCAACGCACCACTCTGAATGACCATCGTCCTTGATATTGTATTTGCATTCTCCAAGCGTGTTCCAGAGCTTGATAGTCTTGTCACGAGAGCCAGAGACAATCTGTCGGTTGTCTGCACTGAAGCTCACGGAGAGTACGTCGGATGTGTGGCCGATGAATTGACGAGTGGTAACACCGGTGTTCAAATCCCAAAGACGCAATGTGTGATCCCAGGAGGAAGAAAGGGCGAATTGACCATCGGAAGAGATGACAACGTCAGAAACGAAATGATTGTGACCGTGAAGGATTCTTTTGGGGTATCCGTAAGAGTCGTCATCGCGGGTCAACTGCCAGACAATGATGGTTTTGTCTAGAGATTAAGCTGAGTTGCAGCGAGGCAGTGGGAAGTTGAGGCAACAACATACCTCTGGAGGCAGTCAAAATCATGTCGGGGTTTTCTGAGGAGGTAGCAATGGCAGTAACCCATCCCTTGTGGCCGTGAAGCGATCCCTGAAAGCGTAATGAATCCATTTTTTCTGATTGCGTCGAGGGTGTACGACGCCGCGATGCTTTAGTCGATGATATTCTAGGTCACGTTCTCAGCCACCCGAGGGAGCTGCACAGTTGTCGGAGACTTCCGAAATCCAACAAGCTATTGCACGATTGCGGCGTTTTTACTACATATATATGTACCGTACACTCAAATCCCAGTTTGCTGTTCAATTTCCATGAGATCGTCATGAAACCGGTCCCTGTGATAAGTGAGGgttcttttgtttgggggtaCTGAAGCTGAATTCTACTAGTCGATACTGATCCCGGTGTCGACGATATAGTTGCATTGTGAGATTCAATTTTCTGTCATTCGAACTAGACCCATTTGTCACTGCAGGTTGCTAGCCTTAGCGTCCCCAGAAATAGAGATTTTAGCCATCATTGTTTCTTTCGGTGAGCTCCCTCTTGTCTCTCATCAACTTCATACCTCAGCCTTGCAGGGAATACCGATCTCGAGTCGTCCTTGTAAGAACAGCCCCCCAAAGCTCCAATACACATCACTGATCCGTCCCTCCAGCCTGAATGTGTTGAAGGCATATCAAGCTGTAGGAGATCATCTTGAGAGATATCCAGATCATGCGGCGCGTTTTCCGAACTTTTTTGCATCCATCAAGACCATACTTGCTAGAGGGCGGGGTCAACCTCTGGCAGGTCAGATAATGGATGCACAGTATTTTCATGGAAGGTCGGTAGTGAGCTGGCAATCCTTTTCGTCACTACAAATGACCGGATCCCAGGGATGGACTCGGTGATATTTCTGAACGACATCCCGAGCTGGGTCCCGCAAATCATACCAGTGGTCATCCTCGTGTTCAGACGGCTCAGGAATCAGGGTCTGACGTCTGCCTGTCGCTTATGAACTCCCATCTACCATTGAGCATAACATACATTGTCCTAGGGCCTTTGACTAACTTTGCAGTCTTGGTTCGTAAAGACCGAGATCTGGTGGCTTCCAGGGTTGGCCGGGTCGTGTGCATGGGGGGAGCTTTGGACGTCCCGGGGAACACAAGTCCCGTCGCAGAATGTAAGCGTTGTTCTGCGATTGAACTTCATCAGGCTTGAGTACCCCCCAGTCAATTTCTTCGCAGACCCTTTTGCTGTCAAAGAAATTCTCTGCCCAGCTGGAGAACCTCCATTTCCGCTGGAACGTTTTCTACTCGTTCCGTTGGACATTACGACATCTCATGCACTGCCTTTCCCTGTTTACAAGGAGAGGGTAGACGATGCATTCGCAGGGGTCTCAGTACCCTCTGTGTCTTCAATGAAGTCCCCTTTGATCCATTTCACCTCTTCATTTCTAAAACGGACAAGAGACGTAATGCTTCGATTCGGAAAGGATGCAATGGAATTGCACGACATCGTGGCAGTATGGTGCGCAATCAGCCATCTCCCGTCTTCAGAGGTTTTGGCGTCGGGATGGGTGGCCGAAAGGCGGATATTCGACATTGAAAGGTATTTGACTCCCATTTAGGAATGTTCGGCTGATTTTGTGGACAGTGATATAGAACAGGCGAGTTAACTCGTGGAATGCTCGTTGTTGACAGACGAGAAGGCGAGTCCGCAGATACCTTAGGCACCAACCGTGCTGAGGTGAAGCCTATACCTACTCGTGTCGAGGTGGAATCCCTTGAGCAGGCGTTGTCGGTGGGAATGAGCAAGCCACCCGGAGTTCTTTGTGTGACTAAAACCCCTGGCCCGGATGTGCTTCTCGAATTACTGCTGAAGCGAATCTGGGACGTATAAGCTTATGTGTGCAGCAAGTAGCACGTACGTATTGCTCGCATCCTTTAAGTTATTCTATCAGTGATCTTCAGGCAATGTTCAGGCAATGGCCGGACTCGAGGAGATGCTGCTCTAAATGAATGCAGGTAGTGATGAGGGATATCCTTGGACAACCTCGATGTGTTTTTACTTCTGTTTTAGACTTTCTATGTATCGTTACTAAGATTCGAAGTGAGCAAGCAGGCAGCGTGCGGTGCATATTTCTCCCAAAAAAAGAAGCTCCGCCCAGCTGGTGTAGGTATGTACTGTAGGAGCACGAGCGCAGCCTGAGCGAGCATTTGCGGTAAATAATCTAATCCAAAGTACTACTGTATGCCCGAAACTACTTGGTCGTGGAAATTTTGATCCGGGCTTATGTGACAGGCCTTACGGGCCTTATAGGCGCTTATCAGGCGCTTGCAAATTTTCCGACGTCAATTGACGTTGTTTGAGACTGTTGTGTGTGTAAGGCTTTGAAAATGAAGTCTTCCACCATCATGTCTCCCAACCTTGGCaaacgaaaagaaagagaggagGAGGGAGCGATTGCAAATTATGGGTGACCTCGCTCTCGTTCGAAAGATCATCAGTAACTCATTGCGATACCCAGTTCAACGTTATTTGTGTCAAATCTGCCATATACTGCAACTTCCATCGATCTGCAAACATTATTCTCAGACATTGCACCAGTAAGGTCAGCTTTTGTTGTTACGGAACCAGGGACAGGCGTTTCGAAGGGTGTAGGGTATGTGTCTTTCTCGATCAAGGAAGACGCAGAAGGTGCATACGAAAAAATCTCGCGAGAAGGAATTACTCTTGTCGGGAGGTGTCTGCGAGTTGAACGAGCCGGAAGTAAGGTATGTATAAGATGCCAATTACAACCTGAAATGTACAAATGGACTGTCTCATCTTGAATTTAGCCCAAGAATGACAAGCAAGGAAAAGTGAAGAAGCCATCCAATATTGTTGCTCCATCTCTACGAGCTCCTCACGATCCCTTTGCTATCCGTACCATTGTCGTTTCAGGACTACCTCAATCCGTTGATTCCAAAACATTATGGAAGAAATTTCGCAAATGTCCTGGTGTAGAGAAGGTTGACTGGCCCGCGAAGATGGAGGACTCTCAACAGACTGCCAATACCATTGGTACGACTTTGAAGAATAAATTTCCTGGGATGGACGGCTTATTTGTTTGCAGCACACGTTTTATTCGACACTGCTGCCAATGCTCACGATGCGGTAAATAAGCTGCATGCACACGTCTTCAAGGGTTCCCTCCTTTCCGCGACCCTCAAGAAACGACTTGATACCCTTCAGAAACCGAAGGATATCAAACCAGGCATGCGCGACAAAGGTGGCCCCAGTCACGCGAGCAGACTGATTGTTCGTAATATACCGTTCAACACGACTGAACAAGATCTCCGGGCTGTGTTT is a window from the Marasmius oreades isolate 03SP1 chromosome 6, whole genome shotgun sequence genome containing:
- the GNB2L1 gene encoding Guanine nucleotide-binding protein subunit beta-2-like 1 (BUSCO:EOG092636T6), with the protein product MDSLRFQGSLHGHKGWVTAIATSSENPDMILTASRDKTIIVWQLTRDDDSYGYPKRILHGHNHFVSDVVISSDGQFALSSSWDHTLRLWDLNTGVTTRQFIGHTSDVLSVSFSADNRQIVSGSRDKTIKLWNTLGECKYNIKDDGHSEWVSCVRFSPNVMSPVIVSCGWDKVVKVWELSKFKLKTNHYGHTGYINTVSVSPDGSLAASGGKDGITMLWDLNEGKHLYSLEAGDIVNALVFSPNRYWLCAATASCVKIFDLESKSIVDELKPAFADDARPPECVSIAWSADGQTLFAGFTDNALRVWTVTS